In Leifsonia sp. AK011, the genomic stretch CGACCGTGGCCGTGTTCCTCCCGCTCGCGCTCGTCGGGGACATCACGGGTGAGCTGTTCCGGCCCTTCGCCCTGACGGTATCGATCGCGCTCGCGGCATCCCTCTTCGTCTCGCTCACGATCGTTCCGGTGCTCGCGTACTGGTTCCTCGGCAACAAGGTGAAGGTGCACAAGCACGACGGACCGGTCCCGGCGACCGCCGAGGAGCGCGACGAGCTGGAGACGCCCACGCGCCTGCAGAGGGCGTACCTCCCGATCATCCGCTGGACACTGTCGGCCGCCTGGAAGGGCGCGATCGTGCTCTTCGCGTCGGTGCTTCTGCTCGGTGGCACGCTGTGGTCAGCGCAGTTCCTGCCGACGAACTTCATCGGCGACAGCGGTCAGAACACCCTCACGGTCAACCAGAAGCTCGGACTCGGCTCGAGCCTCGAAGCTCAGGATGAGGCGGCGATGACGGTCGAGGCCGCTCTCCTCGACGTCCCCGGGGTTGAGACGGTGCAGACCTCGATCGGCTCGGGGGGCAGCTCCCTGCGTGCGGCCTTCAGCGGCTCGAGCGGCGCAACGTTCTCCCTCACGACCGACCCGGAGCTCGACCAGACCGAGCTGCAGAACGAGGTTCGCGCCAAGATCGACAGCCTCAGCGACGTCGGCGAGGTGACCCTTGCCGCGGCGCAGGGTGGGTTCGCGTCATCCACGATCAACATCAACATCACGGCGACGACCGAGGCGGAGCTCAAGCAGACCGCCGACCAGATCCAGACCGCGATGGCGGATCTCGACGTGGTGGCGCAGGCCACGAGCAACCTCTCCGACGAGCAGCCTTTCATCGAGATTGCGGTCGATCGTGACAAGGCCGCTGAGCGCGGGCTGAGCGAGATCGCGGTGGGTGGCATCGTGACGGCCGCGATGAACCCGAGCGCCGTGGGCTCCGTGGTCATCGACGAGAAGACCCTCTCGATCTACATCCTCAACGAGAACGCGCCGACGACCATCGAGGAGCTTCGCGCCTTCGAGATCCCGACCGCTCTCGGCCTCGTGCCGCTGAGCGACCTCGCGACCGTCGAGGAGACCAACGGACCGTCGAGCATCACCACGATCAAGGGTGAGCGCAGCGCGACGGTCGCGGTGACCCCCAACGGCGATGACGTGGGCACCGCGTCATCCGTGGTGTCGACCGAGCTCGAGTCGCTCGACCTTCCGGCCGGAGCATCCGCCGAACTGGGCGGTGTCACGTCGCAGCAGTCCGACGCGTTCACGCAGCTCGGTCTCGCGCTGCTCGTGGCGATCCTCATCGTGTACGTCGTGATGGTGGCGACCTTCAAGAGCCTCCGCCAGCCGTTGCTGCTGCTCATCTCGGTGCCGTTCGCAGCCACCGGCGCGATCCTGCTGCAGCTTGCGTCGGGCATCCCGCTCGGCGTCGCGTCGCTCATCGGTGTGCTCATGCTCATCGGAATCGTGGTGACCAACGCGATCGTGCTCGTCGACCTCGTGAACCAGTACCGCGAGCGGGGCATGAAGGTTCGGGATGCCGTGATCCACGGTTCCTCGAGGCGTCTGCGGCCCATCCTCATGACGGCGGCTGCGACGATCTTCGCGCTGCTGCCGCTCGCGATGGGACTCACCGGCCAGGGCGGGTTCATCTCCCAGCCGCTCGGCATCATCGTGATCGGCGGTCTCATCTCGTCGACGCTGCTCACGCTCGTTGTGCTGCCGGTGTTGTACTACCTCGTCGAGGGCGCCAAGGAGCGTCGGGACGACCGCCGTGCCGCGAAGTCGGCTGGCCTCCCACCGAAGCCACCCACGACGCCCGGGTCTGAGGGTGCCGCGGTCGCGGGACCCGTCGCGGCTCACGCGGCAGCGGCGCCCGGACGTCGTGCCGCGGTTCACGCAGCGCCCGCGACGCCGCCGAGCGAGCCCGCGAACGCTGTGCCGCCAGTGCCACCGGTGCCACCGGTGACGGTTGCCCCTCCTGTGCCGTCGGCGCCGCAGGCATCCCCGGCGCCGCCAGTGGCGTCTGCGCCTCCCGTGCCTTTCGCGCCACCTCCCCCGGCCGCACCCGTGCCGTCGACGCCGCCTGCACAGTCGGCACCGGCTGCCCCTCCGGTGCCCCCGGCCCCGCCCGCTCCACCAGCGCCCCCGGCACCTTCGGTGACGCTGCCGAGCGCGCCTCCGGTGCCGGAGCAGTTGCCGCCCGCACCGCCGACGCCGCCGGTTCCCGCTGCCCCGCAGCAGCAAGCACCGACGTTGCCGGCCTGGCCCGCGCCTGCTCCGTTGGCGGAGCCTGCGGCTCCGCCCGCGCAGGCAGCGCCCCCGGCATCCGCCCCAGTCCCCCCGGAGCAGGCGCCGTCGGAGCCGGAGCAGGGCCCGGACGGTCGCTAGGCTCGGCGGGTGGCCACTCCTGACTTCGTCCTCGCCCTGCGCGCCAAGATCGGCAATGACCCCCTCTGGTTGATGGGGGTGAGCTCCGTCGTTCTGCGCGGCACCCAGGTGCTGCTCGTCAAGCGCGCCGACAACGGAGCCTGGACTCCCGTCACGGGCATCGTCGACCCCGCGGAGGAGCCG encodes the following:
- a CDS encoding efflux RND transporter permease subunit, encoding MHLLSVFSLRNRALIALVTIVVGVFGGLALTSLKQELIPSLSLPQVFIVSTYPGASPAVVDKDVSTPIEAAIQGVAGLDSTTATSSANVSSITAAFAYGTNISTAEQKIQSAINRLGSQIPDSVDTQVLTFNFSDLPVIQIAVTSDLDPVDLAARLESSTIVDLKKLDGVSDASLLGTTTQRVVITPDPAELALRGLSTQAIRDALDANGVLLPAGQITEDGQTLTVQAGARLTDTDEIAALPLLPATPAAGAGIPTLAEVTTIADVATVQIVDDPVTGISRVNGEPSVTIAISKAASGNTVSVSQAVVAAIPDLEAALGSNTKFTVVFDQAPFIEESINSLATEGLLGLAFAVIVILIFLLSIRSTLVTAISIPVSVLITFIGMQVSGYTLNVITLGALTISIGRVVDDSIVVIENIKRHMSLGEPKMQAILTAVKEVAGAITASTVTTVAVFLPLALVGDITGELFRPFALTVSIALAASLFVSLTIVPVLAYWFLGNKVKVHKHDGPVPATAEERDELETPTRLQRAYLPIIRWTLSAAWKGAIVLFASVLLLGGTLWSAQFLPTNFIGDSGQNTLTVNQKLGLGSSLEAQDEAAMTVEAALLDVPGVETVQTSIGSGGSSLRAAFSGSSGATFSLTTDPELDQTELQNEVRAKIDSLSDVGEVTLAAAQGGFASSTININITATTEAELKQTADQIQTAMADLDVVAQATSNLSDEQPFIEIAVDRDKAAERGLSEIAVGGIVTAAMNPSAVGSVVIDEKTLSIYILNENAPTTIEELRAFEIPTALGLVPLSDLATVEETNGPSSITTIKGERSATVAVTPNGDDVGTASSVVSTELESLDLPAGASAELGGVTSQQSDAFTQLGLALLVAILIVYVVMVATFKSLRQPLLLLISVPFAATGAILLQLASGIPLGVASLIGVLMLIGIVVTNAIVLVDLVNQYRERGMKVRDAVIHGSSRRLRPILMTAAATIFALLPLAMGLTGQGGFISQPLGIIVIGGLISSTLLTLVVLPVLYYLVEGAKERRDDRRAAKSAGLPPKPPTTPGSEGAAVAGPVAAHAAAAPGRRAAVHAAPATPPSEPANAVPPVPPVPPVTVAPPVPSAPQASPAPPVASAPPVPFAPPPPAAPVPSTPPAQSAPAAPPVPPAPPAPPAPPAPSVTLPSAPPVPEQLPPAPPTPPVPAAPQQQAPTLPAWPAPAPLAEPAAPPAQAAPPASAPVPPEQAPSEPEQGPDGR